A portion of the Oncorhynchus nerka isolate Pitt River linkage group LG27, Oner_Uvic_2.0, whole genome shotgun sequence genome contains these proteins:
- the LOC115124701 gene encoding follistatin-A isoform X2, producing the protein MLRMLQKLRLQPGMIILLIWLCHFMEDQKVQAGNCWLQQGKNGRCQVLYVPGMSREECCRSGRLGTSWTEEDVPNSTLFRWMIFNGGAPNCIPCKETCDNVDCGPGKRCKINRRSKPRCVCAPDCSNVTWKGPVCGSDGKTYKDECALLKSKCKVHLDLEVQYQGKCKKTCRDVLCPGSSTCVVDQTNNAYCVMCNRICPEQRSPDQFLCGNDGIIYASACHLRRATCLLGTSIGVAYQGKCIKAKSCEDIHCSVGKKCLWDARMSRGRCSLCEEACPESRMDEAVCASDNTTYPSECVMKQTACSLRTLLEVKHSGSCNCK; encoded by the exons ATGCTCAGGATGCTACAGAAACTCCGTCTCCAGCCAGGGATGATTATATTATTGATATGGCTCTGTCATTTCATGGAAGATCAAAAAGTACAAG CTGGTAACTGCTGGTTACAGCAAGGGAAGAACGGGAGGTGTCAGGTGCTCTACGTACCGGGGATGAGCCGAGAGGAATGCTGTAGAAGTGGGAGGCTGGGAACGTCATGGACCGAGGAGGATGTACCCAACAGCACCTTGTTCCGGTGGATGATCTTTAACGGCGGAGCCCCCAACTGCATACCCTGCAAAG AAACGTGCGACAACGTGGACTGTGGACCCGGAAAGAGATGCAAGATTAACAGGAGAAGCAAGCCGCGCTGCGTCTGCGCGCCAGACTGCTCCAATGTCACTTGGAAAGGACCTGTCTGCGGATCGGATGGAAAGACATACAAAGACGAGTGCGCGTTGCTCAAGTCCAAATGTAAAGTCCATCTGGACCTGGAAGTGCAGTACCAGGGCAAATGCAAGA AGACCTGCCGTGACGTTTTATGCCCAGGAAGCTCCACGTGCGTCGTGGACCAGACAAATAACGCATATTGTGTGATGTGTAATCGGATCTGCCCTGAACAGAGGTCACCGGATCAGTTCCTGTGTGGCAACGACGGCATCATCTATGCCAGTGCCTGCCATCTGAGGAGGGCGACATGTCTCCTGGGAACATCCATAGGAGTAGCATACCAGGGGAAATGCATCA AGGCCAAGTCGTGCGAGGACATTCACTGCAGTGTGGGGAAGAAGTGTCTGTGGGACGCCAGGATGAGCCGAGGCCGCTGCTCCCTCTGTGAGGAGGCGTGTCCAGAGAGCCGGATGGACGAGGCGGTGTGCGCCAGCGACAACACCACCTACCCCTCAGAGTGTGTTATGAAGCAGACTGCCTGCTCTCTGAGAACGCTCCTGGAGGTTAAGCATTCAGGATCTTGCAACTGTAAGTAA
- the LOC115124701 gene encoding follistatin-A isoform X1, whose translation MLRMLQKLRLQPGMIILLIWLCHFMEDQKVQAGNCWLQQGKNGRCQVLYVPGMSREECCRSGRLGTSWTEEDVPNSTLFRWMIFNGGAPNCIPCKETCDNVDCGPGKRCKINRRSKPRCVCAPDCSNVTWKGPVCGSDGKTYKDECALLKSKCKVHLDLEVQYQGKCKKTCRDVLCPGSSTCVVDQTNNAYCVMCNRICPEQRSPDQFLCGNDGIIYASACHLRRATCLLGTSIGVAYQGKCIKAKSCEDIHCSVGKKCLWDARMSRGRCSLCEEACPESRMDEAVCASDNTTYPSECVMKQTACSLRTLLEVKHSGSCNSITEAPEEEEEEEEEEEQEDQDYTIYIHLSSLLDG comes from the exons ATGCTCAGGATGCTACAGAAACTCCGTCTCCAGCCAGGGATGATTATATTATTGATATGGCTCTGTCATTTCATGGAAGATCAAAAAGTACAAG CTGGTAACTGCTGGTTACAGCAAGGGAAGAACGGGAGGTGTCAGGTGCTCTACGTACCGGGGATGAGCCGAGAGGAATGCTGTAGAAGTGGGAGGCTGGGAACGTCATGGACCGAGGAGGATGTACCCAACAGCACCTTGTTCCGGTGGATGATCTTTAACGGCGGAGCCCCCAACTGCATACCCTGCAAAG AAACGTGCGACAACGTGGACTGTGGACCCGGAAAGAGATGCAAGATTAACAGGAGAAGCAAGCCGCGCTGCGTCTGCGCGCCAGACTGCTCCAATGTCACTTGGAAAGGACCTGTCTGCGGATCGGATGGAAAGACATACAAAGACGAGTGCGCGTTGCTCAAGTCCAAATGTAAAGTCCATCTGGACCTGGAAGTGCAGTACCAGGGCAAATGCAAGA AGACCTGCCGTGACGTTTTATGCCCAGGAAGCTCCACGTGCGTCGTGGACCAGACAAATAACGCATATTGTGTGATGTGTAATCGGATCTGCCCTGAACAGAGGTCACCGGATCAGTTCCTGTGTGGCAACGACGGCATCATCTATGCCAGTGCCTGCCATCTGAGGAGGGCGACATGTCTCCTGGGAACATCCATAGGAGTAGCATACCAGGGGAAATGCATCA AGGCCAAGTCGTGCGAGGACATTCACTGCAGTGTGGGGAAGAAGTGTCTGTGGGACGCCAGGATGAGCCGAGGCCGCTGCTCCCTCTGTGAGGAGGCGTGTCCAGAGAGCCGGATGGACGAGGCGGTGTGCGCCAGCGACAACACCACCTACCCCTCAGAGTGTGTTATGAAGCAGACTGCCTGCTCTCTGAGAACGCTCCTGGAGGTTAAGCATTCAGGATCTTGCAACT CCATTACAGAAGCcccggaggaggaagaggaggaggaggaggaggaggagcaggaagatCAGGACTACACGATTTATATCCACCTGTCCTCCTTATTGGATGGATAG